The proteins below come from a single Aegilops tauschii subsp. strangulata cultivar AL8/78 chromosome 6, Aet v6.0, whole genome shotgun sequence genomic window:
- the LOC109768993 gene encoding UDP-rhamnose/UDP-galactose transporter 6 isoform X1, with protein sequence MGVAPGSKAKRKAALDAGAWMFNVVTSVGIIMVNKALMATHGFSFATTLTGLHFLTTTLMTSVMKWLGYIQPSYLPLPELVKFVFFANLSIVGMNVSLMWNSVGFYQIAKLCIIPVLCFLEILFDKVRYSRDTKLSIMLVLVGVAVCTVTDVSMNSQGLIAAIIAVWSTALQQHYVHHLQRKYSLGSFNLLGHTAPAQAVSLLIFGPFVDLWLTDKRVDTFDYTMVVTFFIVLSCIIAVGTNLSQFICIGRFTAVSFQVLGHMKTILVLTLGFFFFGKEGLNFHVALGMTIAVIGMIWYGNASSKPGGKERQVYIPISEKTQKHGILSSQSELDLKV encoded by the exons ATGGGTGTGGCACCAGGAAGCAAGGCAAAGAGAAAAGCAGCATTAGATGCTGGAGCATGGATGTTCAATGTTGTGACATCTGTTGGTATAATCATGGTCAACAAGGCCTTAATGGCTACACATGGTTTTAGCTTTG CTACAACGTTAACTGGGCTGCATTTCCTAACCACGACCTTGATGACATCAGTAATGAAATGGTTGGGATATATTCAGCCATCCTACTTACCATTGCCAGAACTAGTAAAATTTGTCTTCTTTGCAAACTTATCAATTGTTGGGATGAATGTTAGCTTGATGTGGAACTCTGTTGGATTCTATCAG ATTGCCAAGTTGTGTATCATTCCAGTTTTGTGTTTTCTAGAAATCCTCTTTGACAAAGTTCGTTACTCAAGAGATACAAAACTCAGTATAATGCTTGTCCTAGTTGGTGTTGCTGTGTGTACTGTAACTGATGTTAGTATGAACTCTCAAGGGTTGATAGCTGCAATAATAGCGGTCTGGAGCACTGCACTACAACAGCAT TATGTTCATCATCTTCAACGGAAGTACTCGCTTGGCTCATTCAACCTCTTGGGTCATACTGCTCCTGCTCAGGCAGTGTCGTTGTTAATATTTGGTCCTTTTGTGGATTTATGGTTGACTGACAAAAGAGTTGATACTTTTGATTATACCATGGTAGTTACG TTCTTCATTGTATTGTCGTGCATAATTGCTGTTGGTACCAATCTAAGCCAGTTCATATGCATCGGACGATTCACAGCTGTCTCGTTTCAAGTTCTAGGCCACATGAAGACTATTCTCGTGCTGACCCTGGGTTTTTTCTTCTTCGGAAAAGAGGGCCTTAATTTCCATGTCGCACTTGGCATGACCATAGCTGTTATTGGCATGATTTGGTACGGGAATGCGTCGTCCAAACCAGGAGGCAAAGAGCGGCAGGTTTACATACCAATCAGCGAGAAAACACAGAAGCACGGCATACTGTCATCGCAGTCTGAGCTTGATCTGAAAGTCTGA
- the LOC109768993 gene encoding UDP-rhamnose/UDP-galactose transporter 5 isoform X2 codes for MGVAPGSKAKRKAALDAGAWMFNVVTSVGIIMVNKALMATHGFSFATTLTGLHFLTTTLMTSVMKWLGYIQPSYLPLPELVKFVFFANLSIVGMNVSLMWNSVGFYQIAKLCIIPVLCFLEILFDKVRYSRDTKLSIMLVLVGVAVCTVTDVSMNSQGLIAAIIAVWSTALQQHYVHHLQRKYSLGSFNLLGHTAPAQAVSLLIFGPFVDLWLTDKRVDTFDYTMVVTFL; via the exons ATGGGTGTGGCACCAGGAAGCAAGGCAAAGAGAAAAGCAGCATTAGATGCTGGAGCATGGATGTTCAATGTTGTGACATCTGTTGGTATAATCATGGTCAACAAGGCCTTAATGGCTACACATGGTTTTAGCTTTG CTACAACGTTAACTGGGCTGCATTTCCTAACCACGACCTTGATGACATCAGTAATGAAATGGTTGGGATATATTCAGCCATCCTACTTACCATTGCCAGAACTAGTAAAATTTGTCTTCTTTGCAAACTTATCAATTGTTGGGATGAATGTTAGCTTGATGTGGAACTCTGTTGGATTCTATCAG ATTGCCAAGTTGTGTATCATTCCAGTTTTGTGTTTTCTAGAAATCCTCTTTGACAAAGTTCGTTACTCAAGAGATACAAAACTCAGTATAATGCTTGTCCTAGTTGGTGTTGCTGTGTGTACTGTAACTGATGTTAGTATGAACTCTCAAGGGTTGATAGCTGCAATAATAGCGGTCTGGAGCACTGCACTACAACAGCAT TATGTTCATCATCTTCAACGGAAGTACTCGCTTGGCTCATTCAACCTCTTGGGTCATACTGCTCCTGCTCAGGCAGTGTCGTTGTTAATATTTGGTCCTTTTGTGGATTTATGGTTGACTGACAAAAGAGTTGATACTTTTGATTATACCATGGTAGTTACG TTCTTGTAG
- the LOC109768994 gene encoding protein TIC 20-I, chloroplastic: MLPCQGIATATANSQLFGFPAANRYGYPARSLVSSKQAFLKLRAPALRCDKKIPPLRACFDFSARAVSSSLVNYDSVMGNNPFKPLPSIRSSHPRSQVSCQASLASFSYPELSSKPKWWWRTLACVPYLLPLHNMWSHADAVYQLHPYLQQFGLFYAFIDTMALVPGWLFLMIFMTVYFFVVRRKWSPHFLRYHIILAILLDTGSQALATMCNWNPSIVFQGKPMAYFWMTLAFIQIFTVVECMRCALSGMYPNVPFISHTAFIHSDLNLFR; the protein is encoded by the exons ATGCTGCCTTGTCAAGGAATAGCTACCGCGACTGCAAATTCTCAGCTATTTGGATTCCCTGCCGCAAACCGCTATGGATATCCTGCAAGATCATTGGTTTCTTCTAAACAAGCGTTTCTTAAACTGCGGGCACCGGCACTTCGTTGTGACAAGAAAATCCCCCCTTTGAGAG CTTGTTTTGATTTTTCCGCTCGTGCTGTATCTTCATCCCTTGTAAACTATGATTCTGTAATGGGCAACAATCCCTTCAAGCCATTGCCATCAATCCGCAGCTCGCACCCAAGATCTCAAGTTAGTTGTCAGGCATCTTTAGCGTCATTCAGCTACCCTGAGCTATCTTCTAAACCTAAATGGTGGTGGAGGACCCTGGCATGTGTACCTTATCTTCTACCACTGCACAACATGTGGTCGCACGCAGATGCCGTGTACCAGCTTCATCCATACTTGCAACAGTTTGGGCTGTTTTATGCCTTCATTGATACAATGGCATTAGTCCCTGGATGGCTTTTCCTGATGATCTTCATGACTGTCTACTTCTTTGTGGTGAGACGGAAGTGGTCTCCGCACTTTCTGCGGTATCACATCATATTGGCCATTCTTCTTGACACGGGCTCTCAGGCTCTGGCGACCATGTGCAACTGGAATCCAAGCATCGTCTTTCAGGGTAAACCAATGGCGTATTTCTGGATGACACTGGCCTTCATTCAGATCTTCACAGTTGTTGAGTGTATGAGGTGTGCGCTTTCAGGAATGTATCCTAACGTTCCATTCATATCCCACACAGCGTTCATCCATTCTGATCTGAACCTGTTCAGGTAA